From the Priestia koreensis genome, one window contains:
- a CDS encoding pyruvate oxidase, with translation MFEKRTGEVIINQLLDWGVDHIYGLPGDSINEFIEDLRKNQKYIKFIQVRHEEVAALSAASYAKLTGKIGVCTAIAGPGAIHLLNGMYDAKEDGVPMLVIAGQVHSEELGTESFQEINLERMFDDVAVFNKTVTTETHLPDLLNQAIRTAYAEKGVAVLTIPDNIVARKYKNNKSELSSSVRTHPKIFPGETDLMGALDLIHEAKKPVILAGKGALFAREELLTFAEQIAAPIILTLAGKGVIPDEHPYCMGQLGQIGTKPAYQAAHESDLLILIGTSFPYRQYLPNGVKALQIDIDPTKISKRYPIDVGLVGDTKEVLGWLNQRVKRNENRFLLEKSQERMNKWWHDMNEDQEKESEHLKGSQVVGELQKFVKDDAILSVDIGNVTVWMARYFRMTNQKFITSCWLATMGCGLPGAIAAKMAFPERQALAVCGDGGFTMVMHDFVTAVRYKLPIVVVVLNNEKLGMIKYEQESLGHQDYAVDLAEMNFAAFAEACGGVGYRVTNRAELREALGKAALDEKPVIIDCVTDIEPPLPGKITYQQAVHYSEYLIKSFFSEGKLELPPIKKGIKGLF, from the coding sequence TTGTTTGAAAAACGTACAGGTGAAGTGATCATTAATCAATTGCTCGATTGGGGAGTCGACCATATTTACGGACTACCAGGCGATTCTATTAATGAGTTTATTGAAGATCTGCGCAAAAATCAGAAATACATAAAATTTATTCAAGTACGTCATGAAGAGGTTGCGGCGCTTTCAGCAGCAAGTTATGCAAAACTTACGGGGAAAATTGGGGTTTGTACAGCGATCGCAGGGCCTGGAGCCATTCATTTATTGAACGGAATGTACGATGCAAAAGAAGACGGTGTTCCTATGCTCGTTATCGCAGGGCAAGTACACTCAGAAGAACTAGGTACGGAGTCATTTCAAGAAATCAATCTAGAGCGTATGTTTGACGATGTGGCGGTGTTCAATAAAACGGTCACAACTGAAACGCATTTGCCTGACTTACTAAATCAGGCCATCCGTACTGCTTACGCAGAAAAAGGAGTAGCGGTTCTAACAATTCCTGATAACATTGTCGCACGAAAGTACAAAAATAATAAATCAGAGCTCAGCTCATCTGTTCGCACACACCCTAAAATCTTTCCGGGTGAAACTGACTTAATGGGTGCGCTCGACTTGATTCACGAAGCAAAAAAACCTGTTATTTTAGCTGGGAAGGGAGCTCTTTTCGCACGTGAAGAATTGCTGACTTTCGCAGAACAAATAGCCGCGCCGATTATTTTAACCTTAGCAGGAAAAGGCGTCATTCCAGACGAACATCCGTACTGCATGGGACAACTTGGACAAATAGGGACAAAGCCTGCTTATCAGGCGGCACACGAATCAGACTTACTGATTCTTATTGGTACGTCCTTTCCATATCGTCAATACTTGCCAAACGGCGTAAAAGCACTGCAAATTGACATTGATCCGACCAAAATATCAAAGCGCTATCCGATCGATGTTGGGCTAGTAGGTGATACAAAGGAAGTGCTTGGTTGGCTAAATCAGCGAGTGAAGCGAAACGAAAACCGCTTTTTACTCGAAAAAAGTCAAGAGCGCATGAATAAATGGTGGCACGATATGAACGAAGATCAGGAAAAAGAAAGCGAGCATCTAAAAGGTTCTCAGGTGGTGGGTGAGCTTCAAAAATTTGTGAAAGATGACGCCATTTTATCCGTTGATATCGGAAACGTGACGGTATGGATGGCGCGTTATTTCCGAATGACCAATCAAAAATTTATCACGTCCTGTTGGCTAGCAACAATGGGCTGTGGATTACCGGGGGCGATTGCCGCCAAAATGGCGTTTCCAGAACGTCAGGCGCTAGCCGTTTGTGGAGACGGTGGGTTTACAATGGTCATGCATGATTTTGTAACGGCTGTTCGCTATAAGCTTCCGATTGTCGTGGTGGTATTGAACAATGAAAAGCTTGGCATGATTAAATATGAGCAGGAGTCACTCGGTCATCAGGATTATGCAGTAGACTTAGCAGAAATGAATTTTGCCGCCTTTGCAGAGGCGTGTGGTGGTGTAGGGTATCGTGTCACAAATCGTGCAGAGCTACGCGAAGCGCTCGGAAAAGCTGCGCTTGATGAGAAACC
- a CDS encoding helix-turn-helix domain-containing protein has translation MKEYNIGEKIKELRLSLEISQNDLAKQICEPQDLEKIEKGDEYPTLPQLHTLAKRLGIPITYFFETNWNQNVDYVNSVKTLMRNYVRDREYKALYEIVKREEEMPIFEGPDNIQFFLWHKAICYYHINKDKDRAIELLYKALETTNREQTDLREEEIQILHSIAAIHYDNNELEKAHDIFMKALTSLEKMYKIKNRKVYLRILYGLTQVLLKLKKYDECLKFSNLGIGICISEDNLYLFGEFYYQAGNALFKMGEVTEGYEYLSKSTSIFNVQKNDKMEEIVKEETFKLLNTSSSS, from the coding sequence ATGAAGGAATATAACATCGGAGAAAAAATAAAAGAATTAAGGCTGTCTCTAGAAATATCTCAAAACGACTTAGCAAAACAAATATGCGAACCACAAGACCTAGAAAAAATCGAAAAAGGGGACGAATACCCGACGCTTCCACAGCTACATACCCTAGCAAAACGCTTAGGCATCCCCATCACCTATTTTTTCGAAACAAACTGGAATCAAAACGTCGACTACGTTAACAGCGTGAAGACGCTTATGAGGAATTACGTACGTGATCGCGAATACAAAGCGCTGTATGAAATTGTGAAGCGTGAAGAGGAAATGCCTATTTTTGAAGGGCCCGACAATATTCAGTTTTTTTTATGGCATAAAGCTATTTGTTATTATCACATTAACAAAGATAAAGATAGAGCTATTGAGTTATTATATAAGGCTTTGGAAACAACGAACAGGGAACAAACGGATCTAAGAGAAGAGGAAATCCAAATTCTTCACAGCATTGCGGCAATTCATTATGATAATAATGAGCTAGAGAAAGCACACGATATTTTTATGAAAGCTTTAACATCTTTAGAAAAAATGTACAAAATAAAAAATAGAAAAGTATATTTGAGAATTTTATACGGCTTAACACAAGTGCTTTTAAAATTAAAAAAATACGATGAGTGTCTTAAATTTAGTAACTTGGGTATTGGAATATGCATCAGCGAAGATAATTTATACTTATTTGGAGAGTTTTATTATCAAGCAGGAAACGCACTTTTCAAAATGGGCGAAGTAACAGAAGGCTATGAGTATTTATCTAAATCTACATCCATTTTTAACGTTCAAAAGAATGATAAAATGGAAGAAATAGTTAAAGAAGAGACTTTCAAGTTGCTAAATACTTCCTCAAGTTCATAA
- a CDS encoding DNA polymerase IV — protein MKSMYPKNGRVILHVDANAFYASVETAHDPSLEGKALAIAGDPKERRGIIVTCNYQARSRGVYTTMTVWEAKRKCPELIVRKPNFPLYREVSAQMFEFLSTISPLIEPASIDEGYVDITDCYEMGAPLDIATYIQKELLEQYKIPVSIGIAPNKFLAKTASDMKKPLGITVLRKRDIPTLLWARPVSDMHGIGEKTAEKLSTLHIYTIEDLAKADDASLKSTLGVNGIRLKNRANGVDDRQVDPESIHQFKSIGNSTTLPADVTDEHAALEIIQRLSETVSARMKRKEVVSSTIQIMLKYSDRKLITRSRSLPNPIVEASAIFQSAAQLFTKNWNGDPLRLIGVTAMNVEAKHDALKQLDLFSFEEEAKQEPLLKTMEKLNEKYGDNFIRRGFDRNTNRSKGIRDDIENRFNKGK, from the coding sequence TTGAAATCCATGTATCCAAAAAACGGGCGCGTCATCTTACACGTTGACGCAAATGCTTTTTATGCGTCTGTCGAAACGGCACATGATCCATCACTAGAAGGAAAAGCTCTTGCTATCGCAGGGGATCCGAAGGAACGACGCGGGATCATTGTGACGTGTAACTATCAGGCCCGAAGCAGAGGCGTCTATACGACCATGACGGTATGGGAAGCGAAGCGAAAGTGCCCTGAGCTTATCGTGCGTAAGCCGAACTTTCCGCTTTATCGTGAAGTGTCGGCGCAGATGTTTGAATTTTTATCAACCATTTCGCCGCTTATTGAACCAGCATCAATTGATGAAGGATATGTTGATATTACCGACTGCTACGAAATGGGCGCACCGCTTGATATAGCTACTTATATACAAAAGGAACTGTTAGAACAGTATAAAATTCCAGTGTCAATTGGCATCGCGCCAAATAAATTTTTGGCAAAAACGGCTAGCGATATGAAAAAGCCACTCGGAATTACAGTATTACGTAAACGCGATATTCCTACTCTTCTTTGGGCTCGTCCAGTTTCAGATATGCATGGAATTGGCGAGAAAACGGCAGAAAAATTAAGCACGCTTCATATTTATACGATTGAGGATTTAGCTAAGGCAGATGATGCTTCATTGAAAAGTACGCTTGGTGTGAACGGAATACGTTTAAAGAATCGAGCCAATGGAGTGGATGATCGGCAGGTTGACCCAGAATCTATTCATCAATTTAAAAGCATTGGCAACTCTACTACGCTACCCGCGGACGTCACGGATGAGCATGCTGCACTAGAAATTATTCAACGATTGTCTGAAACGGTCAGTGCACGTATGAAGCGAAAAGAAGTCGTATCATCGACCATTCAAATTATGCTGAAATATTCGGATCGTAAGCTCATTACAAGGAGCCGCTCACTTCCTAACCCGATCGTCGAAGCGAGCGCTATTTTTCAAAGTGCTGCTCAGTTGTTTACGAAAAACTGGAACGGTGACCCGCTTCGTCTTATTGGCGTAACCGCTATGAACGTAGAGGCAAAACACGATGCCTTAAAGCAGTTGGACCTTTTTTCCTTTGAAGAAGAGGCAAAACAAGAGCCGCTTCTCAAAACGATGGAGAAACTAAATGAAAAATATGGTGATAATTTTATTCGCAGGGGATTTGACCGGAACACGAATCGCTCCAAAGGTATACGTGATGACATTGAAAATAGATTTAATAAAGGAAAATAA
- a CDS encoding DUF4395 domain-containing protein — translation MGIPKPLVQTNQLFIVLTTLAGLLFSSWILLLPIVIGVTTLISKRNPLIMAGRRLLPKRSYQMEDAAQQLFNQWIATICLIVSFLSFQFDLSVLGYTFGIMVILAAGVALMGYCIGCTIRYRYMMWKYKRKQAA, via the coding sequence ATGGGAATTCCAAAACCGCTTGTTCAGACAAATCAGCTTTTTATCGTTTTAACGACTTTAGCTGGACTTTTGTTTTCATCTTGGATCTTGCTGCTTCCGATTGTAATTGGAGTCACCACGCTAATTAGTAAACGAAATCCGCTCATTATGGCAGGACGCCGATTGTTACCGAAGCGCTCTTATCAAATGGAGGATGCCGCACAGCAATTATTTAATCAATGGATTGCAACGATTTGCTTAATTGTCTCGTTTCTTTCCTTTCAATTTGATCTGTCAGTGCTTGGTTATACATTCGGTATCATGGTCATTCTAGCAGCAGGAGTGGCGCTAATGGGCTATTGTATCGGCTGTACGATCCGTTATCGATATATGATGTGGAAATATAAACGAAAGCAGGCAGCATAA
- a CDS encoding type 1 glutamine amidotransferase domain-containing protein — protein MSTNEKILMVVTNGHTMENGELAGIWLTEFSEAYLEFKKAGYEVAVASPKGGKSPVDPNSLTDDVTAEDKEAGKLLEETKRLSDVSSQEFAGIFVPGGHGTMFDFPEDAHLQRLLTEFAEDDKLIAAVCHGPAALVGGKRANGEPIVKGKRVTSFTDSEEVDTKLDKYMPFLLETKLRELGAEFVAKDNWTDHIEVDGKLLTGQNPQSTISLAKQFIRVLKDGK, from the coding sequence ATGAGTACAAACGAAAAAATCTTAATGGTTGTAACGAACGGACATACAATGGAAAACGGAGAGCTTGCTGGTATTTGGCTGACTGAGTTCTCTGAAGCATATTTAGAATTTAAAAAAGCTGGTTATGAAGTTGCGGTAGCAAGTCCAAAAGGCGGTAAGTCTCCTGTAGACCCAAACAGCTTAACTGATGATGTAACAGCTGAAGATAAAGAAGCTGGAAAACTGCTTGAAGAAACAAAACGTCTGTCTGACGTAAGTTCTCAAGAATTCGCAGGTATTTTTGTCCCAGGTGGACACGGTACAATGTTCGACTTCCCAGAGGACGCACATTTACAGCGTCTTTTAACAGAGTTTGCTGAAGACGACAAACTAATTGCAGCAGTATGTCACGGGCCGGCAGCTCTTGTTGGTGGGAAACGTGCAAACGGCGAACCAATTGTAAAAGGTAAACGAGTTACGTCATTCACAGACTCTGAAGAAGTGGATACAAAACTTGATAAGTACATGCCTTTCTTACTTGAAACAAAGCTTCGTGAACTTGGTGCAGAGTTTGTAGCGAAGGACAATTGGACAGATCATATTGAAGTTGATGGGAAGCTTCTTACAGGCCAAAATCCACAGTCTACGATTAGCTTAGCAAAACAATTTATTCGCGTTTTAAAAGACGGTAAATAA
- a CDS encoding toxic anion resistance protein yields MKEFESKNSLDELLDDPFAMPTIQEEKETSLQEEKPKKSFAYLTPEHQEKAKKIAEQIDYKNQQAILQYGTAAQSELSHFSQSVLKHVQTKDAGPVGDVITELMLKINQVNPDEFGMKRKGVIGKLFSGVSKPVQSILSKYQSINVEIDKISDKLEGSRQLLYRDIMMLENLYEKNKQYYEALNIYIAGAEYKLEQLQSETLPALQSQAQDGQDYLKVQEVNDLNQFMNRLDKRIHDLKLSRQIAIQSAPQIRLIQEVNQTLVEKIQSSILTAVPLWKNQIVISMTLLRQKRAMEAQRQVSKTTNELLTRNSEMLKQNTVEVAKENERGVVDIETLKKTQENLLTTLEEVLQIQQEGRSKRHSAEQELHQMEIDLKQKLLDLK; encoded by the coding sequence ATGAAGGAATTTGAATCAAAAAACAGCCTTGATGAATTATTGGATGATCCGTTTGCGATGCCAACGATCCAAGAAGAGAAGGAAACCTCTTTACAAGAGGAAAAGCCGAAGAAATCCTTTGCTTATTTAACACCTGAGCATCAGGAAAAGGCGAAAAAAATCGCCGAGCAAATTGATTACAAAAATCAGCAGGCAATTTTACAATATGGAACCGCTGCACAGTCAGAGCTTTCTCATTTCTCACAGTCTGTCTTAAAGCACGTGCAAACAAAGGATGCAGGTCCCGTCGGCGATGTAATTACCGAGCTGATGCTGAAAATTAATCAAGTGAACCCAGATGAGTTCGGGATGAAGCGAAAAGGTGTAATCGGCAAGCTCTTTTCCGGTGTGTCAAAGCCTGTTCAAAGCATTTTATCGAAATATCAAAGCATTAACGTAGAGATCGACAAAATTTCTGACAAGCTAGAAGGCTCGCGTCAGCTATTGTACCGCGACATTATGATGCTAGAAAATTTATATGAGAAAAACAAGCAGTATTATGAAGCACTGAATATTTATATCGCCGGGGCTGAGTATAAGCTTGAACAGTTGCAGAGCGAAACGCTTCCGGCCTTACAATCTCAGGCACAGGACGGCCAAGATTATTTAAAAGTGCAGGAAGTGAACGATTTAAATCAGTTTATGAATCGTCTAGATAAGCGAATTCATGACTTGAAGCTAAGTCGTCAAATTGCGATTCAAAGCGCACCCCAAATTCGTCTAATTCAAGAAGTGAACCAGACGTTAGTAGAGAAAATTCAAAGCTCCATCTTAACAGCGGTTCCACTATGGAAAAACCAAATCGTAATCTCCATGACGCTGTTGCGTCAGAAGCGAGCAATGGAAGCACAGCGCCAAGTGTCGAAAACGACAAATGAGCTTCTCACGCGAAATTCGGAAATGTTAAAGCAGAATACAGTTGAGGTCGCAAAAGAGAATGAGCGCGGAGTAGTGGATATCGAAACGCTGAAAAAGACGCAGGAAAACTTGCTAACAACGCTTGAGGAAGTGCTACAAATTCAGCAAGAAGGTCGCTCAAAGCGTCACAGTGCTGAACAAGAGCTTCATCAGATGGAAATCGACTTGAAGCAAAAGCTTCTTGATTTAAAATAA
- a CDS encoding 5-bromo-4-chloroindolyl phosphate hydrolysis family protein, protein MKVSQMIKWSSSAGGIGLLSIPAFHYGLDMNMWLSAVSGVGVSGALMTTTGGALVIKKLTKRDPYKEEIAYIKHQVREAKKHLKMIGSSRFKVRSVTMWMQLTKLYKVAKSIIDMVDKEPIRYVDTQPFFQTYLPSTVTVIERYLFLATKPTKNMEVRDALRDAEEMIDEMVNKYDRLLKKALESDMENLNIELKILKDAFEDEKRWRPTSTKKIE, encoded by the coding sequence ATGAAAGTTTCTCAAATGATAAAATGGAGCAGTTCAGCAGGTGGAATTGGGCTTTTGTCCATCCCGGCTTTTCACTACGGTTTAGATATGAATATGTGGTTATCGGCCGTTTCGGGTGTAGGCGTATCAGGAGCACTGATGACGACAACAGGAGGGGCGCTCGTGATTAAAAAATTAACGAAACGTGATCCATATAAAGAAGAAATTGCGTATATCAAGCATCAAGTACGTGAAGCAAAGAAGCATTTAAAAATGATTGGCAGCAGCCGTTTTAAAGTACGGTCTGTCACAATGTGGATGCAGCTGACAAAGCTATATAAAGTGGCGAAAAGCATCATTGACATGGTGGATAAAGAGCCTATTCGATACGTGGATACCCAGCCATTTTTCCAAACGTATTTACCCTCTACCGTGACCGTGATTGAACGCTACTTGTTTTTAGCGACAAAGCCAACCAAAAACATGGAAGTACGTGATGCGCTTCGAGACGCAGAAGAGATGATTGATGAAATGGTTAATAAATACGATCGTCTTTTAAAAAAGGCGCTTGAAAGTGATATGGAAAACTTAAATATAGAATTGAAGATTTTAAAAGATGCGTTTGAGGACGAAAAGCGATGGAGGCCTACTTCCACAAAAAAGATTGAGTAA